Proteins encoded in a region of the Streptomyces akebiae genome:
- a CDS encoding XdhC family protein, producing MLNIADTLHRWCREARRFALATVVDVHGSAPLPIGTSVAVDEDGNAVGSISGGCVEGAVYELCRQVLHDRGAPQRAWFGYSDDDAFAVGLTCGGELDVLVRRVDPTTEPQLGAALEDVAQGLPTAVAQVVDGPDDLIGATLSVLGHGAASYGILDGAAADRAVTAQAVAQLRAGRTTRVDLGGDGEACPVPLSVLFHVNAVRPRMLVFGAVDFAAALSQAGKFLGYDVTVCDARPVFATHARFPHADEVVVDWPHRYLERTTVDARTAVCVLTHDAKFDIPLLRLALDLPVGYVGAMGSRRTHEKRLRLLSEAGVTGQQLSRLRSPIGLDLGARTPEETALSIAAEIVAAANQRTGLPLSGLSGPIHRDGQLMLSSAR from the coding sequence ATGCTGAACATCGCGGACACACTGCACCGCTGGTGCCGCGAAGCCCGCCGCTTCGCCCTCGCCACCGTCGTCGACGTCCACGGCAGCGCACCCCTGCCGATCGGTACGTCGGTGGCGGTGGACGAGGACGGCAACGCCGTCGGCAGCATCTCCGGCGGCTGCGTCGAGGGCGCGGTCTACGAACTGTGCCGACAGGTGCTCCACGACCGGGGCGCCCCCCAACGCGCCTGGTTCGGATACTCCGACGACGACGCCTTCGCCGTCGGCCTGACCTGCGGCGGTGAACTCGACGTCCTCGTCCGACGCGTCGACCCGACAACGGAGCCGCAACTCGGTGCCGCCCTGGAGGACGTGGCACAGGGGCTGCCGACGGCAGTGGCCCAGGTGGTCGACGGCCCCGACGACCTGATCGGAGCCACCCTGAGCGTGCTCGGCCACGGTGCCGCGTCCTACGGCATCCTGGACGGCGCGGCCGCGGACCGCGCGGTGACCGCGCAGGCGGTCGCCCAGTTGCGCGCGGGACGGACCACGCGCGTCGACCTGGGCGGAGACGGCGAGGCCTGCCCCGTCCCGCTGTCCGTCCTCTTCCACGTCAACGCCGTACGCCCCCGCATGCTGGTCTTCGGAGCCGTCGACTTCGCGGCGGCCCTCAGCCAGGCCGGAAAGTTCCTCGGCTACGACGTCACGGTGTGCGACGCCCGCCCGGTCTTCGCCACGCACGCCCGCTTCCCGCACGCGGACGAAGTCGTCGTCGACTGGCCCCACCGCTACCTGGAGCGCACCACCGTGGACGCTCGCACCGCCGTCTGCGTCCTCACCCACGACGCGAAGTTCGACATCCCGCTGCTGCGTCTCGCGCTCGATCTGCCCGTCGGCTACGTCGGTGCCATGGGCTCGCGGCGTACCCACGAGAAGCGTCTGCGCCTCCTGAGCGAGGCGGGCGTGACCGGGCAACAGCTGTCCCGGCTGCGCTCCCCCATCGGCCTCGACCTCGGCGCCCGCACGCCCGAGGAGACGGCCCTCTCCATCGCGGCGGAAATCGTGGCCGCCGCCAACCAGCGAACCGGTCTCCCCCTGTCCGGCCTCTCCGGGCCGATCCACCGGGACGGGCAGCTCATGCTGTCGAGCGCTCGCTGA